Proteins encoded within one genomic window of Oncorhynchus nerka isolate Pitt River linkage group LG17, Oner_Uvic_2.0, whole genome shotgun sequence:
- the LOC115123840 gene encoding transmembrane protein 80: protein MAANRAGKSAVVLSSVPLQLLLYLTALYYVFYFLSTFCMIIYKSRVMSYPDDLLTQDVGLLFFMACLELFRLYCGVRGNLQETEGYMWANLAMTVATALLSVYFLVWQLYVMHADVIINTILLSVYGLGGVLGLATLARFTSVYA from the exons ATGGCGGCGAACAGAGCAG GCAAGTCTGCTGTTGTC CTGTCGTCTGTTCCTCTCCAGCTCCTGCTCTACCTGACAGCTCTTTACTATGTCTTCTACTTCCTCTCTACATTCTGCATGATCATCTACAAGA GTCGTGTGATGAGCTACCCTGATGACCTCCTAACCCAGGACGTAGGTCTGCTCTTCTTCATGGCTTGTCTTGAGCTGTTCCGACTCTACTGTG GTGTGAGGGGTAACCTGCAGGAGACGGAGGGTTATATGTGGGCTAACCTGGCCATGACGGTGGCTACGGCCCTGTTGTCCGTCTACTTCCTGGTATGGCAGCTGTACGTGATGCATGCTGACGTCATCATCAACACCATACTGCTCAGTGTTTACGGACTGGGAGGGGTCCTAGGTCTGGCCACACTGGCTAGATTCACCAG TGTCTACGCCTGA